One Candidatus Methylomirabilota bacterium genomic window, AACGTCACGCCCGACAAGCCGGAGACGATCAGTGCGACGGTGACGCGCCCGTCCGGCCCCGGCCCGTTCCCGGCGGTGGTGATCATGCACGGCTGCGGCGGCCTCTCGCCGCAACTCGAGCGGTGGGCGCGCTGGTTCGCCGATCGCGGCTACATCGGCATGGTCGTCGACAGCTTCGGCCCGCGGAAGGTCAAGGGCGACTGCGCGCCGGAATCGCCCGACGACATCCCGGTGACCGCGCGGCTCGACGACGCCTTCGGCGCGCTCAGGTGGCTGCAGTCACAGCCCGACGTCCGGAAGGATCGTGTGGGCATCATCGGATACTCGCAGGGCGGCGTGTATGCGATGTCGGCCGTCAACGGCCCCAGCCTGGAACGCGCAGCCCGGCGCGGGGTCAAGATCCCCGAGCCCGGCTTTGCGGCCGGGGTGGGCGTCTACCCCGGCGGCTGCCGCTCCCTGATCCCACAGCTCGCGGTCAAGCCCTTGCTGGTGCTCATCGGCGGGGCCGACGACTGGACGCCCCCCGAGCATTGCCAGCAGATGGTGGAGTCCATGAAGTCCCGGGGTGCCAATACCTCCATCGTCGTGTACCCGGGCGCCTATCACTACTTCGACGTCGAGGAGCAGAAGAAGGAGTATCTGCCGGACGTGGGGAACGACTTCAAGCCGAGCGGACGGGGTGCCACCGTGTCCTATCAGCCCGAGGCCGCCGCGGACGCCTACCGGCAGGTCGAGCGCTTCTTCGGGCGTTACCTCAAGCAGTAGCGTCGGCGCGGGATGGCGGAGTCGGTGGGCAAGCAGGAGATGCGGGAGCGCGTGTGGCGCGCCATGGAGATCCACGGCGCCGCGCGCTTTCCCGGCGCCAAGGGGCGCATCCCCAATTTCCCCGGCGCCGAGCGCGCCGCCCTCCAGCTGCAGACCTTGCCGGAGTGGAAGCGCGCGCGCGTGGTCAAGATCAATCCCGACGCGCCCCAGCTGCCCGTGCGCGGCATGGCGCTTCGCGAGGGCAAGCTGGTCTACGTCGCGGTACCGCGGCTCCGCGCGGAGCGGCCGTTCCTCGAGCTCGATCCCGCGCGCCTCGGCGCGCGCGGGCCCAAGGCGGCCACCATCAAGGGGGCGGCGGTGCACGGCCGGCCGGTGGGCCTCGACGACATGCGGCCGATCGATCTCATCGTGTGCGGCTCGGTAGTCGTCAACGGTCGGGGAGCGCGGCTCGGCAAGGGCGGAGGCTACTCCGACCTCGAGTATGGGATGCTGCGCGCGCGGGGGCTCGTGACCGACCGCACGCCCGTGGTGACGACCGTGCATCCGCTGCAGATCGTGCCGCAGCAGCTCCCCCGGCTTCCGCACGACATCACGCTCGACTGGATCGTGACCCCGGAGGGCCTCCTGCGCTGCGCGCGCGGGCTGCCCCGACCCCGGGGCATCTACTGGGACTATCTCGACGACGCCGCAATCGCGGCCATCCCGGTGCTCGCCGAGCTCCGGGGCGCGCGCGAGGCGCGCTGAAAGGACAGGCAATGGACCTCGGACTGAAGGGCAAGGTGGCGTTCGTGGCGGCGGCGAGCAAGGGCATGGGCAAGGCGTGCGCGCTGGGGCTGGCCGCGGAGGGTGCGCGGGTGGCGATGTGCGCGCGGGGCGAAGCCGACCTCAAGGCCGCGGCCGCCGAGGTGGAACGGAAAACCGGCGCCGAGGTACTCGCGGTGCCCGCCGACCTCGCCAAGGCCGAGGACTGCGCGCGCGCGGTGGCGCGGGCGCGGGATGCGTGGGGCGGAGTGGACGTGCTCGTGGCCAACGTGGGCGGGCCGCCGCCCGGCCCGTTCGAGAAGATGTCGGACGCCCAGTGGGTGCAGGCGTTCGAGCAGGTGCATCTCTCGACGGTGCGGCTGATCCGCGACGTCCTGCCCGGGATGAAGAGCACGCGGTGGGGACGGATCCTCGCCATCCAGTCCACCTCGGTCAAGCAGCCGGTGGACGGCCTCGTGCTCTCCAACGGCATCCGGCCGGCGATCGCCGGCCTCTTCAAGACCCTCGCGGTGGATCTGGCGAAGGACGGCATCACGGTGAACCTCGTGCTGCCGGGGCGGATCCAGACCGACCGCTTCATCAGCCACCAGAAGGAGCGGGCGGAAGCCTCCGGGCGCACGCTCGAGGAGCAGATCGCGCTATCGGCCACCGACATCCCGATGGGGCGGGTCGGCACGCCGGAGGAGTTCGCGGCCATGGTGGTGTTCCTGGCCTCCGCGCGCGCCTCCTACATCACCGGCTCGGTGGTCCAGGTGGACGGCGGCCTCGTCCGGTCCAACGTCTAGACCTGGCGCGGCGCCGCCACCGGCTCCGCCCGCGATGCGCGCGTGATCGTCGCGTTCTGGCACGCCCTCCGGGGCTTCAAGCAGGACAGTGGACTCTTCCTCTCCGCGGGTCTGTCCTTCTACTTCCTCGTCTGCCTGGTTCCCATGCTGTTCCTGTTCGTCTCGGCAATGGGCTATCTCCTCACCAGCGAGGCGGCCACTACCGCGGTGCTGAACCAGCTCTCCCAGCTCGTGCCCGTGTACCGGAAGGAGCTGTCGGAGATGCTCGCGCGCCTCATCGCTACCCGGAAGACCTCGGGGGTCATCGGCACCGTGATCCTCCTCTTCTTCTCCACTCAGCTGTTCGGGTGCCTCCGCACGATCATGAACATCGTGTTCGAGGAGCGGAAGGGCCGCGGCATCCTCCGCGGGATGCTCTACGACGTGCTGATGCTCGCAGTGATCGGCGTCCTGTTCATCACCAGCATGGTGATCACCGACCTCTTCTTCTGGTTCCGCTCGCTCGTGTTCGCGCCCGCCCACATGCCGAGACAGTGGGTGCGCTACACGTTCCTGGCGATCGCGCTGGGCTTCAACACCGCGCTCTACTTCGTGGTCTACCGCTACTTTCCCACCCGCCGCATCCACGTGGGCGCCGCCATGGCCGGGGCCGTGCTCGCGAGCCTCCTGTGGGAGATCGCCAAGCAGATCTTTCGCTGGTACATCCTCTCGATCGGCGTCTACGACCAGATCTACGGCGCCCTCGGCTTCATGGTGGCCCTGACTATGTTCGTCTACTACTCGGCCATCGTCCTGGTCCTGGGCGCGGAGTACGCCGCCGCCGTCGAAGCCCGCTGGCGCAAGGGGCACACGCTCTGATAGCGTAGGGCGCCCATGAGCCAGGCCGACGTGCTTCCTCTCGAAGGCGTGCGGGTGCTCGAGCTGGCGCACCTGATCGCCGGGCCGCTCTGCGGCATGTACCTCGCCGACATGGGCGCGGACGTCATCAAGGTCGAGTCGCGGGAAGCGCCCGACGCGGGACGGCACATCTACCGCCTGTATCGGGGCGGGGAGGGCATCCTGCACCTCACCGTGAACCGGAACAAGCGCGGCCTCTCGGTGGATCTCCGCCAGGACGCGGGCCGAGCGCTGTTCCGCCGCCTCGCCGCCGGCGCCGACGTGGTCATCGAGGCCTTCCGCGGCGGAGTCGCCGAGCGCTTGGGCATCGACGCCGCATCCCTCGCCGCCGTGAACCCGCGCCTCATCTATTGCTCGATCTCGGCCTTCGGCCCCACCGGCCCCTGGCGCGAGAAGCCCGGGCTGGACGCGCTCGCCCAGGCCCTCGGCGGCTTCATGGCGATCACCGGGGAGCGCGAGGGTGGACCCGTGCTGGGCGGCGCGCCGGTGGCCGACACGATGGGCGCCATGCTCGCCACCCAGGGCATCCTCACCGCGCTGCTCGCCCGCCACCGCACCGGCCGAGGCCAGCGCGTCGACGCCTCGCTGCTCGACGCGATGCTGCTGGCGCACACGGCGCGGCTCGCCGTCTTCCACGAGACGGGGGAATCGCCAGGCCGGTGGGGCAGCGGGCATCCGGAGATCGTCCCGTACCGCGCGTACCGCGCATCCGACGGCTGGGTGTTCGTGGCGGTGTGGGTGGACCGTCTCTGGCGGCCATTCTGCGACGCGATCGGCCGCCCGGAGCTGGCGGACGACCCACGCTTCGCGGGCCGCGCCGACCGCATCGCCCACCGCGGCGGGCTCGACGCCATCCTCGAAAAAGTGTTCGCCGTCCGGTCCGCCGCCGAGTGGATCGAGATCCTGGAGCGCGCCGACGTGCTCTGCGCGCCCGTCAACGACTACGCGGATCTGGTGCGCCATCCCCAGGTGCAGGCCTCGGGCATGCTCGCGGAGCAGGAACATCCACGCGTGGGGCGCTTCAAGACCATCGCCACCCCGGTGAAGCTCTCGGAGACGCCGGGCCGCATCCGGACGGGGGCGCCCGCCCTCGGCGAGCATACCCGCGAAATTCTCGCGGAGGCCGGGCTCGCCACCACGGAGATCGACGCGCTGGCCGACGCCGGCGTGATCTGACCGAAAAGGAGATCGGACTCATGATGCTCACGGACAAGGTCGCGGTGGTGACGGGAGCGGGGCGAGGGATCGGGCGCGAGATCGCGCTCCTGATGGCGCGCCACGGCGCCGCGGTGGTGGTGAACGACCTCGGCGGCGGCGCCGACGGCGCGGGCGGGACCCAGGCGCCGGCCGACGAGGTGGTCAGCGAGATCAAGAACCTCGGCGGTCGGGCCACCGCGTCCTACGACTCGGTGGCGACCATGGACGGCGGCAAGCGCATCGTCCAGGCCGCGCTGGACAATTTCGGCGCCATCGACATCGTGGTGAACAACGCCGGCATCCTGCGCGACCGCATGATCTTCAACATGACCGAAGAGGAGTGGGACGGTGTGATCAACACCCACTTGAAGGGCTGTTTCGCGGTCACGCGCGCCGCCGTCCCCCACATGCGTGAGAAGAAGTGGGGCCGCATCATCAACATGACCTCGACGTCGGGACTGGTGGGGAACATCGGGCAGGCCAACTACGCGGCGGCCAAGCTCGGGATCGTGGGCTTCACCAAGGTGGTGGCGCTCGACATGGCGCGCTACAACGTGACGGCCAACTGCATCTCGCCCTTCGCCTGGACACGCATGATCGGCACCATCCCCACCGAGACCGAGGCGCAGAAGGCGCGCGTGGAGAAGATCAAGAAGATGGGCCCCGAGCACATCGCCCCGGTCGCCGTCTTCCTCGCCTCCGAGGCCGCGAAGGAAGTGTCGGGGCAGGTCATCGGTGTGCGCGGCAAGGAAGTGATGATCTTCGGCCACATGCGGCCGGTCATGCGCGTGCACAACGACCTCGGCTGGACGCCCGAGCGGCTCGCCGAGATGTTCCCCGGCACGCTGCGCCACCACCTGGCGCCGCTCGACACCTCGGGCCAGTACTTCAACTACGACCCGCTGGTCTAGCCCACCCGCCGATCGAGCCAGCCGCGGCCGAGCAGGATCATGCCGGCCGCGGCGAGGCTCACGAGCGCGCCGGCCCACTCGGCGAGGCCGGGCCGGTGGTGCAGGGTGACCTCCAACCCGGGCGTCGCCGGCAGCTCGACCTCGAGCAATCCCAGCTCGCCCTGCCGCGTCGCGAGGGGACCGCGCGGACCCCACGCCCGCCAGAGCGGTGACCAGGCAACTCCCGTCGAGACCCAGCCCGCCTCGGGACTGGCCAGGACCGCGAGGTAGCGATCGGGGCCCACGGCTCGGGCGAGGGGACGCGGCGTCGGCGTGGTGAAGAGGAGAAACGGGCCCACGTGCATCGGCGGGGCCCACGCCGGATCGGCGGTGAGGAAGCTCAGGCGTGGGATGTCCTCGTCCAGCGCGACGACGGTGGACACCCGCAGCTGGGCGGCCAGCCGTGACAGCTCGCCCGGCCGCAGGCGGTCAGGCTCTCGGCCGAACAGGGACACCGGGTCCAGCTGCTCGGCCAGCTGTCGGATGGGCTGGCGAAGCGCCGCCGCGCCCTCGCGAAGGCCGGCGTAGAAGTATCCCGCTACCGGCGAGGGATGCGTGAAGGTGCCGCCGATGATCCCCCGGTCCACGAGCGTGGGGGTGAGAGCGGGCAGATGAGAGTGCTCGCGCCACCAGTCCTGGCCAAACTCGAGCGGCACCGACGAACGAAGGAAGAGCACGCGGCCCGGAGGCGTGCGTCGCAACGCGTCCCAGAGGGCGTCGAAGCGATACCCGTGGATCACGCTCTCCATCGTCGGCCAGTCCCTGACGCGCGGCCAGAGCGACACGGTGGGCTCGCGCGACACGGCGGTCGGGGCCGAGAGGAAGATTCCCGCGGCCAGGCCGAGCGTGATCGTGATGCCCGCGGCGGCCCAGGGAGGCTCCCAGCGGTAGCGCGCGAGGCCGGCCCGCAGCAACGCCGCCACCGACGCGCTGGCGCCGAGCAACAGGGCGAGGATCACGCTGTCCATGAGCCGATCGGCCGGGAGCCAGTGGAGCCCCGTCGGCCCGGCGAAGATCGAGTCGAGCAGCGTCACCGCGATGATCGGGGCCGGCAGAGTCTCCAGCCAGAGGAGGGGCCGAGCGGGTCGGGAGCCCATCGTGACCGCGAGGCCGCCGGCCGGGCTCAGCGCCAGCAGAAGGAGCAGCAGGGGACGGCTCGCGAAATCGGCCGCCAGCCCCGCGAGGGAGGCATCGGCCCAGGCGAGCGCGAGCGCCATCGGGGGCTCGATGACGAGATGCGCGACGAGCGGGAGCAGCCAGAACGCGGTGAGGCC contains:
- a CDS encoding dienelactone hydrolase family protein, with product MWTRALVALTIAAALAGCAGPTRITYQNVTPDKPETISATVTRPSGPGPFPAVVIMHGCGGLSPQLERWARWFADRGYIGMVVDSFGPRKVKGDCAPESPDDIPVTARLDDAFGALRWLQSQPDVRKDRVGIIGYSQGGVYAMSAVNGPSLERAARRGVKIPEPGFAAGVGVYPGGCRSLIPQLAVKPLLVLIGGADDWTPPEHCQQMVESMKSRGANTSIVVYPGAYHYFDVEEQKKEYLPDVGNDFKPSGRGATVSYQPEAAADAYRQVERFFGRYLKQ
- a CDS encoding 5-formyltetrahydrofolate cyclo-ligase; its protein translation is MAESVGKQEMRERVWRAMEIHGAARFPGAKGRIPNFPGAERAALQLQTLPEWKRARVVKINPDAPQLPVRGMALREGKLVYVAVPRLRAERPFLELDPARLGARGPKAATIKGAAVHGRPVGLDDMRPIDLIVCGSVVVNGRGARLGKGGGYSDLEYGMLRARGLVTDRTPVVTTVHPLQIVPQQLPRLPHDITLDWIVTPEGLLRCARGLPRPRGIYWDYLDDAAIAAIPVLAELRGAREAR
- a CDS encoding SDR family oxidoreductase, encoding MDLGLKGKVAFVAAASKGMGKACALGLAAEGARVAMCARGEADLKAAAAEVERKTGAEVLAVPADLAKAEDCARAVARARDAWGGVDVLVANVGGPPPGPFEKMSDAQWVQAFEQVHLSTVRLIRDVLPGMKSTRWGRILAIQSTSVKQPVDGLVLSNGIRPAIAGLFKTLAVDLAKDGITVNLVLPGRIQTDRFISHQKERAEASGRTLEEQIALSATDIPMGRVGTPEEFAAMVVFLASARASYITGSVVQVDGGLVRSNV
- a CDS encoding YihY/virulence factor BrkB family protein, which gives rise to MIVAFWHALRGFKQDSGLFLSAGLSFYFLVCLVPMLFLFVSAMGYLLTSEAATTAVLNQLSQLVPVYRKELSEMLARLIATRKTSGVIGTVILLFFSTQLFGCLRTIMNIVFEERKGRGILRGMLYDVLMLAVIGVLFITSMVITDLFFWFRSLVFAPAHMPRQWVRYTFLAIALGFNTALYFVVYRYFPTRRIHVGAAMAGAVLASLLWEIAKQIFRWYILSIGVYDQIYGALGFMVALTMFVYYSAIVLVLGAEYAAAVEARWRKGHTL
- a CDS encoding CoA transferase, which encodes MSQADVLPLEGVRVLELAHLIAGPLCGMYLADMGADVIKVESREAPDAGRHIYRLYRGGEGILHLTVNRNKRGLSVDLRQDAGRALFRRLAAGADVVIEAFRGGVAERLGIDAASLAAVNPRLIYCSISAFGPTGPWREKPGLDALAQALGGFMAITGEREGGPVLGGAPVADTMGAMLATQGILTALLARHRTGRGQRVDASLLDAMLLAHTARLAVFHETGESPGRWGSGHPEIVPYRAYRASDGWVFVAVWVDRLWRPFCDAIGRPELADDPRFAGRADRIAHRGGLDAILEKVFAVRSAAEWIEILERADVLCAPVNDYADLVRHPQVQASGMLAEQEHPRVGRFKTIATPVKLSETPGRIRTGAPALGEHTREILAEAGLATTEIDALADAGVI
- a CDS encoding SDR family NAD(P)-dependent oxidoreductase: MLTDKVAVVTGAGRGIGREIALLMARHGAAVVVNDLGGGADGAGGTQAPADEVVSEIKNLGGRATASYDSVATMDGGKRIVQAALDNFGAIDIVVNNAGILRDRMIFNMTEEEWDGVINTHLKGCFAVTRAAVPHMREKKWGRIINMTSTSGLVGNIGQANYAAAKLGIVGFTKVVALDMARYNVTANCISPFAWTRMIGTIPTETEAQKARVEKIKKMGPEHIAPVAVFLASEAAKEVSGQVIGVRGKEVMIFGHMRPVMRVHNDLGWTPERLAEMFPGTLRHHLAPLDTSGQYFNYDPLV
- a CDS encoding 6-pyruvoyl-tetrahydropterin synthase-related protein, with the translated sequence MQRRTMVAAIPLAVYAVAWGWTALGRGVPGADDHPGQLYRLIHVITLGPAPWHWNPGWWAGYPELQYYPPLFFYLGYVLHWLAFGLASPGTLYLILVWLVFLLPAATTYALLARALGSGWAALPAAFLGLVISAGSRSGAEEGLRWGLVAARLGWGLLPLLAFTLLPWLEGRARPRAVPALLVAAVILAHPAHSAMAVVLVALVGALAPVPRRYALGTSAVVVALGLGLTAFWLLPLVAHLVIEPPMALALAWADASLAGLAADFASRPLLLLLLALSPAGGLAVTMGSRPARPLLWLETLPAPIIAVTLLDSIFAGPTGLHWLPADRLMDSVILALLLGASASVAALLRAGLARYRWEPPWAAAGITITLGLAAGIFLSAPTAVSREPTVSLWPRVRDWPTMESVIHGYRFDALWDALRRTPPGRVLFLRSSVPLEFGQDWWREHSHLPALTPTLVDRGIIGGTFTHPSPVAGYFYAGLREGAAALRQPIRQLAEQLDPVSLFGREPDRLRPGELSRLAAQLRVSTVVALDEDIPRLSFLTADPAWAPPMHVGPFLLFTTPTPRPLARAVGPDRYLAVLASPEAGWVSTGVAWSPLWRAWGPRGPLATRQGELGLLEVELPATPGLEVTLHHRPGLAEWAGALVSLAAAGMILLGRGWLDRRVG